The following proteins are co-located in the Halarcobacter sp. genome:
- the cysN gene encoding sulfate adenylyltransferase subunit CysN: protein MAHQSDLIATNIEQYLKEHENKDILRFITCGSVDDGKSTLIGRLLYDSKMIFEDQLAAIEKDSKKSGTTGDKMDLALLVDGLASEREQGITIDVAYRFFSTDKRKFIIADTPGHEQYTRNMATGASTADLAIILIDARQGVLTQTKRHSYIASLLGIKNLIVAINKMDLVDFSEEVFNSIKKDYEEIIPNLPHNKDIDFRFIPISALDGDNILTNSPKAPWYKDKPLMELLDTIEINKKENNSFRLPVQYVIRPHLNFRGFSGTITSGSIEVGDEITVLPSLKTSKVKSIVSNDIKDLRPIGKDEQVETIQKAFAPMATTITLEDEIDISRGDMIVKSTDIPKVSNHLSAMVVWMDETPLKLNQNYIIKRATSVINGAFNEIQFKKNINTFEEIDAQTLELNDIAKCTLSLDRDIAVDPYHENRYTGSFIIIDKYTNSTVGAGMIVNHIEGFAKLEDEKKEYTKAEVELNEFIRRNYPEWGCKEILG from the coding sequence ATGGCACACCAATCAGATTTAATTGCAACAAATATTGAACAATATTTAAAAGAACATGAAAATAAAGATATCCTAAGATTTATAACTTGTGGTTCTGTAGATGATGGAAAGTCAACACTAATTGGAAGACTTTTATATGATAGTAAGATGATTTTTGAAGACCAATTAGCAGCTATTGAAAAAGATAGTAAAAAATCAGGTACTACTGGTGATAAAATGGACTTAGCACTTTTAGTTGATGGATTAGCTAGTGAAAGAGAACAAGGGATTACTATTGATGTTGCATATAGATTCTTCTCAACAGATAAAAGAAAATTTATTATAGCAGATACTCCAGGTCATGAACAATATACAAGAAATATGGCAACGGGTGCAAGTACAGCAGATTTAGCAATTATCCTAATAGATGCTAGACAAGGTGTTTTAACACAAACAAAAAGACACTCTTATATAGCATCACTTTTAGGTATTAAAAACCTAATCGTTGCTATCAATAAAATGGATTTAGTTGATTTTAGTGAAGAGGTATTTAACTCAATAAAAAAAGATTATGAAGAGATTATTCCTAACCTTCCTCATAATAAAGATATTGATTTTAGATTTATTCCTATTTCTGCTTTAGATGGAGATAATATTTTAACAAACTCTCCTAAAGCACCTTGGTATAAAGATAAACCTTTAATGGAGTTATTAGATACTATTGAGATAAATAAAAAAGAGAATAATTCTTTTAGATTACCTGTTCAATATGTAATAAGACCACATTTAAACTTTAGAGGTTTTTCTGGGACTATTACAAGTGGTTCTATCGAAGTTGGAGATGAGATCACTGTATTGCCATCACTAAAAACATCTAAAGTAAAATCAATTGTATCAAATGATATTAAAGATTTAAGACCAATTGGAAAAGATGAGCAAGTTGAAACAATACAAAAAGCATTTGCACCAATGGCAACAACAATAACACTAGAAGATGAGATTGATATAAGTAGAGGGGATATGATTGTAAAATCTACTGATATTCCTAAAGTTTCAAATCACTTATCGGCAATGGTAGTTTGGATGGATGAAACACCATTAAAGTTAAATCAGAACTATATTATCAAAAGAGCAACAAGTGTTATAAATGGTGCATTTAATGAGATACAATTTAAAAAGAATATTAATACCTTTGAAGAGATTGATGCCCAAACTTTAGAGCTAAATGATATAGCAAAATGTACCTTATCATTGGATAGAGACATAGCAGTAGATCCATACCATGAGAATAGATACACTGGAAGTTTTATAATTATAGATAAATATACAAACTCAACAGTTGGAGCAGGTATGATTGTAAATCATATAGAAGGGTTTGCAAAGCTTGAAGATGAGAAAAAAGAGTATACAAAAGCTGAAGTTGAATTAAATGAATTTATTAGAAGAAACTACCCTGAGTGGGGTTGTAAAGAAATTTTAGGATAG
- a CDS encoding nitrite/sulfite reductase has protein sequence MAKESKAQRVERIKKEKDGLDVLQDIYLYAITGEEVDPEDIDRFKWYGLYTQNRNLQAEDDPTLYFMLRVKLISGELTLPQLKMIAEISEKYARGTADFTTRQDLQFHYIRVVDLPEVFRLLDTVGLNTIFAAGDVPRNVVSCPVNGIDKDEISDVRDVVEKINEALKGNKAFSNLPRKFKIGVNGCSKNCMHHEMQDLSFNAVKQENGRIQFAVSVGGGLASNRRVADHIGFVAPSQVLPLTKAVIKIYRDNGNRENRRKARLGHIIENWGIEKFREVLQNGLSFKIKEPNDIEYVHSRYREHFGINESKEEGKSFIGCALNSGHIGLDGLNNLIELFEKYEATALKATVTQNIIITAVPTKNAEAMAKELEEVGISPFPSNFKARVQACTGLNFCKFAISETKGKAKEVVNYLEEKFPDFDERVAISINGCPNSCAHSHIADIGLIGTKVKKDGQPVVGYEMVVAGFLHGKESEYAQKTGIKFAQEDTKEYIEGMIKEYKASSFTSFRDYLLTKAS, from the coding sequence ATGGCGAAAGAGAGTAAAGCACAAAGAGTTGAGCGGATAAAAAAAGAAAAAGATGGTCTTGATGTACTTCAAGACATCTATCTTTATGCAATAACTGGTGAAGAGGTAGACCCTGAAGATATAGATAGATTTAAATGGTATGGTCTATATACTCAAAATAGAAATCTACAAGCAGAAGATGACCCAACTCTATATTTTATGTTAAGAGTGAAACTTATCAGTGGCGAGTTAACACTTCCTCAACTTAAAATGATTGCCGAGATTTCTGAAAAATATGCAAGGGGAACTGCTGATTTTACTACAAGACAAGATTTACAATTTCACTATATAAGAGTTGTAGATTTACCAGAAGTTTTCAGACTTCTTGATACAGTAGGATTAAATACAATCTTTGCAGCAGGAGATGTTCCAAGAAATGTTGTTTCTTGTCCTGTAAATGGTATAGATAAAGATGAAATTTCGGATGTAAGAGATGTGGTTGAAAAAATTAATGAAGCCCTAAAAGGAAATAAGGCATTTTCAAATCTTCCAAGAAAATTTAAAATTGGTGTTAATGGATGTTCTAAAAACTGTATGCACCATGAGATGCAAGATCTTAGCTTCAATGCTGTAAAACAAGAGAATGGAAGAATCCAATTTGCAGTAAGTGTAGGAGGAGGATTGGCTTCAAATAGAAGAGTTGCAGACCATATAGGTTTTGTGGCACCATCACAAGTTCTTCCATTAACTAAAGCAGTTATTAAAATCTATAGGGATAATGGGAATAGAGAGAATAGAAGAAAAGCTAGACTTGGTCATATCATTGAAAATTGGGGAATAGAAAAATTTAGAGAAGTACTTCAAAATGGGTTATCTTTTAAAATCAAAGAACCAAATGATATTGAATATGTGCACTCTAGATATAGAGAACATTTTGGAATCAATGAGAGTAAAGAAGAGGGTAAAAGTTTTATTGGGTGTGCTTTAAATTCAGGACATATTGGACTTGATGGTTTGAATAACTTGATTGAACTATTTGAAAAATATGAAGCAACAGCCCTTAAAGCAACTGTTACTCAAAATATAATTATTACAGCAGTTCCTACAAAAAATGCAGAAGCTATGGCTAAAGAGTTAGAAGAGGTAGGAATCTCACCTTTTCCTTCAAATTTCAAAGCTAGAGTTCAGGCATGTACAGGGTTAAACTTTTGTAAATTTGCAATTAGTGAAACTAAGGGAAAAGCGAAAGAAGTAGTTAATTACCTTGAAGAAAAATTTCCTGATTTTGACGAAAGAGTAGCTATATCTATTAACGGATGCCCTAATTCTTGTGCCCATTCACATATTGCTGATATTGGACTTATTGGTACAAAAGTTAAAAAAGATGGTCAACCTGTTGTGGGATATGAGATGGTAGTTGCTGGTTTCTTGCATGGAAAAGAGAGTGAGTATGCACAAAAAACCGGAATTAAATTTGCCCAAGAAGATACAAAAGAGTATATTGAAGGTATGATTAAAGAATATAAAGCTTCAAGCTTTACAAGCTTTAGAGACTATCTATTAACAAAAGCTTCATAA
- a CDS encoding aminotransferase class V-fold PLP-dependent enzyme, which translates to MKKDIYRPFFDKNTNTLDFIRYNTIGKSKKEYFDYTASGLAFRQIENRLRDVLETYANTHSKESSNANITSEYYNNAILSLEQSLELTKEFAVIPTGCGSTAAIKKFQELLGLYIPPATKKRYDISIPKENLPLVIVGPYEHHSNEVSHREALCEVKRIGLTQEGLIDLEELEATLKQNQHREIIGSFCIASNVTGIITCYKDISNILKKYNALVCFDAAASSPYMNVDCNYYDALYLSPHKLLGGPGSCGLLIIKKSLVDTNLSPTFAGGGTVSYVNSKIQEYEKELNVRETAGTPGILQLIRSALAYQLRNEIGFEFILKRKEILLKYLLNKLENIPNITIYGNKISKNIGIISFNIKNINPYDICRKLSSNGGIQTRAGCSCAGPYGHDLLGFNSKKEIEEKPGWLRISIHYSQTEEEIDKLIKALKQSI; encoded by the coding sequence ATGAAAAAAGATATTTATAGACCATTTTTTGATAAAAATACAAATACGTTAGATTTTATTAGATATAACACTATTGGGAAAAGTAAGAAAGAGTATTTTGATTATACAGCTTCGGGACTTGCTTTTAGACAAATTGAAAATCGTCTTAGAGATGTTTTAGAAACCTATGCAAATACTCACTCAAAAGAGTCTTCAAATGCTAATATCACTAGTGAATATTATAATAATGCTATATTATCCCTTGAACAAAGTCTTGAACTAACTAAAGAGTTTGCAGTAATACCAACAGGATGTGGTTCAACTGCTGCAATAAAAAAGTTTCAAGAACTTTTAGGACTGTATATCCCTCCTGCAACAAAAAAAAGATATGATATATCTATACCAAAAGAGAATCTGCCTTTAGTAATAGTTGGACCTTATGAACATCACTCAAATGAAGTTAGTCACCGAGAAGCTCTATGTGAAGTTAAAAGAATTGGTTTAACACAAGAGGGATTAATTGATTTAGAAGAATTAGAAGCAACTTTAAAACAAAATCAACATAGAGAGATTATAGGAAGTTTTTGTATAGCTTCAAATGTGACAGGTATTATAACTTGCTATAAAGATATCTCAAACATCTTAAAAAAATACAATGCCTTAGTTTGTTTTGATGCAGCTGCAAGTTCTCCTTATATGAATGTAGATTGTAACTATTATGATGCGTTATACCTTTCTCCACATAAACTTTTAGGAGGTCCTGGAAGTTGTGGACTTTTAATTATCAAAAAATCTTTAGTAGATACAAATCTATCTCCTACTTTTGCAGGTGGAGGAACTGTATCTTATGTAAATTCTAAAATTCAAGAATATGAAAAAGAGTTAAATGTAAGGGAAACAGCAGGAACCCCTGGAATATTACAACTTATTAGAAGTGCCTTAGCTTATCAACTTAGAAATGAAATAGGTTTTGAGTTTATCCTAAAAAGAAAAGAGATTTTACTTAAATACCTACTAAATAAATTAGAAAATATTCCAAATATCACAATCTATGGAAACAAAATATCTAAAAATATAGGTATTATCTCTTTTAACATAAAAAATATAAACCCTTATGATATTTGTAGAAAACTATCATCAAACGGTGGTATCCAAACTAGAGCTGGATGTTCTTGCGCTGGGCCATATGGTCATGACCTTTTAGGTTTTAACTCAAAAAAAGAGATTGAAGAGAAGCCAGGATGGCTAAGAATCTCTATACATTATTCTCAGACTGAAGAAGAGATAGATAAACTTATAAAAGCACTTAAACAATCAATTTAA
- a CDS encoding alkaline phosphatase PhoX, translated as MTKKVIATSLVTATILLSGCASNQPDEAVLKPQTHTIKFSEVKVPTKEYEKRKITASPSVTVDGKEYKIGYNAILRSGDQVGEGVFGQIFDSQGNPVVGKDGSPFISNSNDFSSLLPVGDKLFMVSQFETRPAAMYITELEQTENGHLKAINTKNIDLSHLNGLWVPCAGSVTPWGTHLSSEEYEPDAAAIKANGSINPYYDQMADYYGGDLKALNPYDYGWTPEVKVLNENGDVNVVKHYTMGRFAHELAYVMPDEKTVFLSDDGTNVAIFMFIADEARDLSSGTLYAAKWEQRSDKGAGSADIKWVNLGHSSDKNIKAALDKKLKFSDIFDKIEINKDGTCSDSSFTSVNTTMGAECLKVKPGMDEIASRLESRRFAAIKGATTEFRKMEGITHNPKDNILYISMSSIEKGMQADAKKGKYELGGNNDIQLSKNKCGAVYALNMTTFSTPHDMDGNKIDSKYIPNSMYGLVAGTPDKSIAGNTCSVESLANPDNITFIPNTNTIIIGEDTGSGHQNDYIWSYNIGEKQLTRIQTTPYGSETTSPYYYNNIGGHGYIMSVVQHPYGEGDAMTKEDDMPNKAKSASDMRAYTGYIGPLPVISK; from the coding sequence ATGACAAAAAAAGTAATTGCTACATCATTAGTAACAGCAACAATATTGCTTTCTGGATGTGCTTCAAATCAGCCAGATGAAGCAGTATTAAAACCACAAACACACACTATAAAATTTTCTGAAGTGAAAGTTCCTACAAAAGAGTATGAAAAAAGAAAAATCACAGCTTCTCCAAGTGTAACTGTAGATGGAAAAGAATACAAAATTGGTTATAACGCAATTTTAAGATCTGGAGATCAAGTAGGTGAAGGTGTTTTTGGACAAATCTTTGATAGTCAAGGTAATCCAGTTGTGGGTAAAGATGGTTCACCATTTATTTCAAACTCAAATGACTTCTCATCTTTATTACCAGTAGGAGATAAACTATTTATGGTTTCTCAATTTGAAACTAGACCAGCAGCTATGTATATTACTGAATTAGAGCAAACTGAAAATGGTCACCTAAAAGCAATTAATACAAAAAATATTGATTTATCTCACTTAAATGGTTTGTGGGTCCCATGTGCTGGTTCTGTTACTCCATGGGGTACACACTTAAGTTCAGAAGAATATGAACCAGATGCAGCAGCTATTAAAGCAAATGGTTCTATTAATCCTTATTATGACCAAATGGCTGATTATTATGGTGGAGATTTAAAAGCTTTAAATCCATATGATTATGGGTGGACTCCTGAAGTAAAAGTATTAAATGAAAATGGTGATGTAAATGTAGTAAAACATTATACCATGGGAAGATTTGCACATGAATTAGCTTATGTTATGCCAGATGAAAAAACTGTATTTCTATCAGATGATGGTACAAATGTAGCTATTTTTATGTTTATAGCAGATGAAGCAAGAGACTTAAGTTCAGGTACACTTTATGCTGCAAAATGGGAACAAAGAAGTGATAAAGGTGCAGGAAGTGCAGATATTAAATGGGTTAATTTAGGTCACTCTTCAGATAAAAATATTAAAGCTGCATTAGATAAAAAATTAAAATTCTCAGATATATTTGATAAAATCGAAATCAATAAAGATGGTACATGTAGTGATTCATCTTTTACATCAGTAAATACAACAATGGGTGCTGAATGTTTAAAAGTTAAACCTGGTATGGATGAAATAGCTTCAAGATTAGAATCAAGAAGATTTGCAGCAATTAAAGGAGCAACTACTGAGTTTAGAAAAATGGAAGGTATCACCCACAATCCAAAAGATAATATTCTTTATATATCTATGTCTTCAATCGAAAAAGGTATGCAAGCAGACGCTAAAAAAGGGAAGTATGAGCTTGGCGGTAACAATGACATCCAACTTTCTAAAAACAAATGTGGAGCAGTTTATGCTTTAAATATGACTACATTCTCTACTCCTCATGATATGGATGGAAATAAAATAGATTCTAAATATATTCCTAACTCTATGTATGGTTTAGTTGCTGGTACTCCTGATAAATCAATTGCAGGAAATACTTGCTCAGTTGAATCTTTAGCAAATCCAGATAATATTACATTTATTCCAAATACAAATACAATTATTATAGGTGAAGATACAGGGTCAGGTCATCAAAATGACTATATCTGGTCTTATAATATTGGTGAAAAACAATTAACAAGAATCCAAACTACTCCTTATGGAAGTGAAACAACATCTCCATATTATTACAACAATATAGGTGGTCATGGTTATATTATGTCTGTTGTTCAACACCCATATGGAGAAGGTGATGCAATGACAAAAGAAGATGATATGCCAAACAAAGCAAAGAGTGCTTCTGATATGAGAGCATATACTGGTTATATTGGACCTCTTCCAGTTATTTCTAAATAA
- a CDS encoding metallophosphoesterase codes for MRFIIFATIFLTVMSLLTLYISKRLVNKLHFSNKIKRYINIFLIINLFGVLSYLIVRYNPVVPNLVYFLLSVPIGLIFLLFIATIIYDISSSLLKKAPLNENRRTFFKKSLDISALTLASAVNAKAMYNARNIQLEKVNIKIKNLKKPYKIVQLSDIHIGGLIDKEFISSIVRQVNLLKADIVVITGDLVDTDIKYAKEALEELRYLKSTFGTYFIVGNHEYFHGVQSIIDYVNNLGIKTLENENVYIGEKGEGFNLLGVYDVMGNSVNAYIPDLKKALINTDTSPKILLAHQPKFIEEIKDEKIDLVLSGHTHGGQIFPFNFLVKLQQPYVKGLNKHDENTQIYVNKGTGFWGPPMRLGASSEITLINIS; via the coding sequence ATGAGATTTATTATATTTGCAACAATTTTTTTAACAGTAATGTCTTTATTAACTTTATATATATCAAAAAGACTTGTAAATAAACTTCACTTTTCAAATAAAATAAAAAGATATATAAATATATTTTTAATCATTAATCTTTTTGGTGTTTTATCCTATTTAATAGTAAGATATAACCCAGTAGTTCCCAATCTAGTATATTTTTTACTTTCAGTTCCTATTGGACTAATATTTTTATTATTTATAGCAACTATTATTTATGATATATCCTCAAGTTTGTTAAAAAAAGCCCCACTAAATGAAAATAGAAGAACTTTTTTTAAAAAAAGTCTTGATATTTCAGCACTTACTCTTGCAAGTGCTGTAAATGCAAAAGCCATGTACAATGCTAGAAATATACAACTTGAAAAAGTTAATATCAAAATTAAAAATCTAAAAAAACCATACAAAATTGTTCAATTAAGTGATATTCATATTGGTGGACTTATTGATAAAGAGTTTATATCATCTATTGTAAGACAAGTTAATCTCTTAAAAGCAGATATTGTTGTAATAACAGGAGATTTAGTTGATACAGATATAAAATATGCAAAAGAGGCTTTAGAAGAATTAAGATATTTGAAATCTACATTTGGAACATACTTTATAGTTGGAAATCATGAATACTTCCATGGAGTACAATCAATAATTGATTATGTTAATAATTTAGGAATAAAAACTCTAGAAAATGAAAATGTATATATAGGGGAAAAAGGAGAAGGTTTTAATCTTCTAGGGGTATATGATGTGATGGGAAATAGTGTAAATGCATATATACCTGACCTTAAAAAAGCTCTAATAAATACAGATACCTCTCCAAAAATTCTTTTAGCCCATCAACCAAAATTTATCGAAGAGATTAAAGATGAAAAAATCGATTTAGTCTTAAGTGGACACACTCATGGAGGACAAATTTTTCCTTTTAATTTTCTTGTTAAACTACAACAACCTTATGTAAAAGGTTTGAATAAACATGATGAAAATACACAAATATATGTAAACAAAGGAACAGGATTTTGGGGACCACCAATGAGACTAGGAGCAAGTTCAGAAATCACCCTAATAAACATCTCTTAA
- a CDS encoding Crp/Fnr family transcriptional regulator, translating to MNLKDYYFFNSLSDAEIKRLEEISFLKKFSRGEILFYEKDQSKYLHLLVKGIVKIYKHDYKDNELVIHNINALSFIAEIANYEEKPFPANCSFETKGEVLLIDYEKFRDEFLYKKDIAMLFIKSLSQKIKYLEGFINNSVSIDVNAKVAKFIYDNENTINSMKQIKIAEILNIREETLSRKISAFVKKGIIKKEKRDITILDHEKLLEEFV from the coding sequence ATGAATTTAAAAGATTATTACTTTTTTAATTCACTGAGTGATGCAGAGATAAAAAGATTGGAAGAGATCTCTTTTTTAAAAAAGTTTTCACGTGGTGAAATTTTATTTTATGAAAAAGACCAGTCAAAATATTTGCATTTGTTAGTAAAGGGAATAGTAAAAATATATAAACATGATTATAAAGACAATGAGTTAGTAATTCATAATATAAATGCCTTATCATTTATTGCTGAGATTGCAAATTATGAAGAAAAACCTTTTCCTGCAAATTGTTCTTTTGAAACTAAAGGGGAAGTATTACTTATAGATTATGAAAAGTTTAGAGATGAATTTTTATATAAAAAAGATATAGCCATGCTTTTTATTAAATCTTTAAGCCAAAAAATTAAATACTTAGAGGGGTTTATAAACAATAGTGTAAGTATAGATGTAAATGCAAAAGTTGCTAAATTTATTTATGATAATGAAAATACTATTAACAGTATGAAGCAGATTAAAATAGCTGAGATATTAAATATCAGAGAAGAGACACTTTCTAGAAAAATTAGTGCTTTTGTAAAAAAAGGTATTATAAAAAAAGAGAAAAGAGATATAACAATATTAGACCATGAAAAACTTTTAGAGGAGTTTGTTTAA
- a CDS encoding Hsp20/alpha crystallin family protein, whose translation MLLTRFDPFKQFKELEKNFYNYPSNEGVNGFVPVVNTREADGAYHIDVDLPGVKKEDISVDIDKNILTISGERKTKEEVKEEDYYKVETSFGKFSRSFTIPENVDIENINAKSNDGVLEVVIPKVEPTKTKKTIAIE comes from the coding sequence ATGTTATTAACAAGATTTGACCCTTTTAAACAATTTAAAGAGTTAGAAAAAAATTTTTATAATTATCCGAGTAATGAAGGTGTAAATGGTTTTGTACCAGTTGTAAATACAAGAGAAGCAGATGGTGCATATCATATTGATGTAGATTTACCAGGTGTAAAAAAAGAAGATATTTCTGTAGATATTGATAAAAATATTTTAACAATCTCAGGAGAGAGAAAAACAAAAGAGGAAGTAAAAGAAGAAGATTATTATAAAGTTGAAACTTCTTTTGGAAAATTCTCTAGAAGTTTTACAATCCCTGAAAATGTAGATATTGAAAATATAAATGCAAAAAGTAACGATGGAGTTTTAGAGGTAGTCATTCCTAAGGTTGAACCTACTAAAACTAAAAAAACTATTGCCATAGAATAA
- the typA gene encoding translational GTPase TypA codes for MRDIRNIAVIAHVDHGKTTLVDELLKQSGTFAAHQEVDERVMDSNDIEKERGITILSKNTAIDYEGVRINIIDTPGHADFGGEVERVLKMVDSVLLLVDAQEGVMPQTKFVVKKALSLGHRPIVVVNKIDKPAGEPDRVVDEVFDLFDQMGADEEQLEFPVIYAAARDGYAMHALEDEKKDLQPLFETILNEVPKPKGSEEEGLQLQVFTLDYDNFIGKIGIARIFNGTISQGETVLLCKADGEKVKGRVTKLIGFKGLERIEIKTAGAGDICAVAGFETIDVGDSLCDPANPMPLDPMHIEEPTLSVTFAVNDSPLAGTEGKFVTSNKIDERLASEMNTNIAMNYEQIGEGKFKVNGRGELQITILAENMRREGFEFSIGRPEVITKEENGVTLEPFEHLVIDTPDDYTGTIIEKLGKKKANMTNMVPMGAGFTRLEFEIPARGLIGIRTEFLTDTKGEGVMNHSFLDFRPYSGNVESRKNGALVSMENGEALGYSIFNLQERGVMYIKPQDKVYNGMVIGEHAKSNDLDVNPIKGKQLTNVRSSGADDAIKLVPPRVMSLENALEWIEEDELVEVTPISVRIRKRELDPTARKRAAKKAKFAD; via the coding sequence ATGAGAGACATTAGAAACATTGCCGTGATTGCACACGTTGACCATGGAAAAACAACACTGGTTGATGAATTATTAAAGCAATCTGGAACTTTCGCAGCACACCAAGAGGTTGACGAAAGAGTTATGGATAGTAATGATATTGAAAAAGAAAGAGGAATTACTATCCTTTCTAAAAATACTGCAATTGACTATGAGGGTGTGAGAATTAATATTATCGACACTCCAGGACACGCCGATTTTGGTGGAGAAGTTGAAAGGGTTTTAAAGATGGTTGACTCAGTGCTTCTTTTAGTAGATGCACAAGAGGGAGTTATGCCTCAAACAAAATTTGTTGTTAAAAAAGCATTATCTTTAGGTCATAGACCTATTGTTGTTGTTAACAAAATCGATAAACCAGCTGGTGAACCTGATAGAGTTGTTGATGAAGTATTTGATCTATTTGACCAAATGGGAGCAGATGAAGAGCAACTTGAATTTCCTGTAATCTATGCTGCAGCTAGAGATGGTTATGCAATGCATGCATTAGAAGATGAGAAAAAAGATTTACAACCTTTATTTGAAACTATTTTAAATGAAGTTCCAAAACCAAAAGGTAGTGAAGAAGAGGGATTACAACTTCAGGTATTTACACTTGATTATGATAATTTCATTGGTAAAATTGGTATTGCGAGAATTTTTAACGGAACAATTTCTCAAGGTGAAACTGTTTTATTATGTAAAGCAGACGGTGAAAAAGTAAAAGGTAGAGTTACTAAGCTTATTGGTTTTAAAGGTTTAGAGAGAATTGAAATTAAAACTGCTGGTGCAGGTGATATCTGTGCTGTTGCTGGTTTTGAAACTATTGATGTTGGAGATTCTTTATGTGATCCAGCAAATCCAATGCCTCTTGACCCAATGCATATTGAAGAACCAACACTTTCAGTTACTTTTGCAGTAAATGATTCTCCATTAGCTGGTACTGAAGGTAAGTTTGTTACTTCAAATAAAATTGATGAAAGACTTGCTTCTGAAATGAATACTAATATTGCTATGAATTATGAGCAAATTGGTGAAGGTAAATTTAAAGTTAACGGAAGAGGTGAACTTCAAATTACAATTTTGGCAGAAAATATGAGAAGAGAAGGTTTTGAATTCTCAATTGGAAGACCAGAAGTTATTACAAAAGAGGAAAATGGTGTTACTTTAGAACCATTTGAGCATTTAGTAATTGATACTCCAGATGATTATACTGGAACAATTATTGAAAAATTAGGTAAGAAAAAAGCAAATATGACAAATATGGTGCCAATGGGTGCTGGATTTACAAGATTAGAGTTTGAGATTCCAGCTAGAGGACTTATTGGTATTAGAACTGAGTTCTTAACTGATACAAAAGGTGAGGGTGTAATGAACCACTCATTTTTAGATTTTAGACCATACTCTGGAAATGTTGAATCTAGAAAAAATGGTGCACTTGTATCTATGGAAAATGGAGAAGCTTTAGGTTATTCAATTTTCAATTTACAAGAAAGAGGTGTAATGTATATTAAACCTCAAGATAAAGTATATAACGGGATGGTTATTGGTGAACATGCTAAATCTAACGACTTAGATGTAAATCCTATTAAAGGGAAGCAACTTACAAATGTAAGGTCATCGGGTGCAGATGATGCTATTAAGCTTGTTCCACCAAGAGTGATGTCCCTAGAAAATGCTTTAGAGTGGATTGAGGAAGATGAGTTAGTCGAAGTTACACCAATTTCGGTAAGAATAAGAAAAAGAGAGCTTGACCCAACTGCTAGGAAAAGAGCTGCTAAGAAGGCGAAATTCGCTGACTAG
- a CDS encoding TetR/AcrR family transcriptional regulator, translating to MKAIVDKQINKIKRDLYLNAAVEYIDNNGYKQLKISQLAKNLEVSIGTIYNLFGSKEELYLEYLILKFENFFKQLVENETDSPMKNLELYLKAKYKIFIQIDKKSNYPIIDDPFFFHKLDVINHPVVTKIYQFLEKQFEKIFKNKQKIDAMHLTILFKKLSDGYIESYMLKKFDTTNIVEDTMEHFFHGLNLSKV from the coding sequence TTGAAAGCTATAGTTGATAAACAAATCAATAAAATAAAAAGAGATTTATATTTAAATGCAGCAGTAGAGTATATTGACAACAACGGATATAAACAATTAAAGATTTCACAATTGGCAAAAAATTTAGAGGTATCTATAGGTACTATATATAATCTGTTTGGATCAAAAGAGGAGTTATATTTAGAGTATCTAATTTTAAAATTTGAGAATTTCTTTAAACAATTAGTTGAAAATGAAACAGATAGTCCTATGAAAAATTTGGAACTCTATTTAAAAGCAAAGTATAAAATTTTTATTCAAATTGATAAAAAGAGTAATTATCCAATTATAGATGATCCTTTTTTCTTTCACAAATTAGATGTTATAAATCATCCCGTTGTTACAAAGATTTATCAGTTTTTAGAAAAACAGTTTGAAAAAATATTTAAGAATAAACAAAAAATAGATGCAATGCATCTTACTATACTTTTTAAAAAGCTCTCAGATGGCTATATTGAAAGTTATATGTTGAAAAAATTTGATACAACAAATATTGTTGAGGATACAATGGAACATTTTTTTCATGGGTTAAATCTATCTAAAGTATAA